TGGGGCTCTTCCGGCTCTTCTCGATTCCGAGCTTTGAGGCGAGCTTCCGGCTGATTCTCACCCTCCTCCTCCTCGTCCTGGGAGCCACCCAGATCGAGGACGCAAGGAGGCTTCACCGGGGTGGGATCTCCCTCTTCAAGGCCGAGTGGGCCCTGGGATACTTCAAAAAGTCCCTGGAGAGGTACAGCATCCTCTCCTACTTCCTAATAGGGGCCCTCTTCTCCCTCGTAAAGGCTCCCTGCGTCGGGGCTGTCTACATAGCCATCATAGGCATAATCCAGTCCCAGGGGTACGCCTCGGCGGGGACGGTATACCTCCTCCTGTACAACTTAGGCGTCGTACTTCCGGTGATGATCCTCGGGATGGTGATAGCCCTGGGGATGTCCCCCGACCAGGTCGACAGGTTCAGGCACGAGCACCGGGTAGCCATCCGGCTCGTCACCGGCCTCACCCTGGCGGGGCTTGCGCCCCTGATTTGGTGGCAGATATTGTGATTTTCCTTTGAGATTAGATGGATACTATAAAGACAGAGGTGTTATTTTTGAACAAGATGCTTCATGATATGAAGGAAGACGGCAAAGAGATCAGAAGAGAGGCCTTTTCTTCGGACCCGCTGATGGGAGGGCCGTTCCTGGGAGTCCCCCGCCGAAGGACGGCTACGCCGAAGACGACCTTAGGTCGGTCCCCCGGCTTAAGGCGTATCTTCGGTCTCAAGGGGTCTTCAGCTGTGGTCATCGTTCTATTGGCCCTGGGAGTCCCCCTTGCCCCCGCCAACGCCGGCTGTGACTTCTGCATAGACTACTCCAAGCCCTACGACTCTCAGGTGGCCGCTCTGACGGGATCATCCAATAGCCCTCCATCCAATAACCCTGCGAATAACCCCTCCTCCGAAAAACCAGATAGCGAAGGGATAAGAGCCTTTCTGATACCCATGTCCGAGGTCTCGGAGGACGACCTGATCCTGGACATCAGCCCCGAGGCTGACGAGTACCTCGAGGGGGCCTTAAGCGTCAACTACGAGGAGTTCGTCACGAGAGACGGACGGATCAGGACCACTTCGGAGATCGCCGAGATCCTGGGGAACGCTGGCATTTCGAGGGACGATGCGGTGGTCATATACGGCGAGTGCCTCCCCTGCGGCGGCGGACCTGTCCCGGCCACCTTCACCTACTGGCTCTTGAAGTATCTCGGCCACGAGAATGTCCGGATCCTGGACGGCAACATCGACGACTGGAAGGCGGCGGGCCTTGCCACCAGCGGAGCTCCGGCGACGAGGCCTGCTGTGGATTACGTACCCCAGGAGAACCCCGATCTCCTCGCCACGTATGACTACGTCAAGAGCGGAAAAGCCCAGATCGTGGATGGGAGGGCCGCCGAGGCGGCAGACCCGGCGTCGATACCAGGCTCTGTCAACATCCCTGCAGAAACGATCCTCGAGGGCGAGAAGATAAAAGGGGCGGAGGATCTGGAGGCGATCTTCA
The sequence above is drawn from the Methanothrix harundinacea 6Ac genome and encodes:
- a CDS encoding sulfurtransferase — protein: MLHDMKEDGKEIRREAFSSDPLMGGPFLGVPRRRTATPKTTLGRSPGLRRIFGLKGSSAVVIVLLALGVPLAPANAGCDFCIDYSKPYDSQVAALTGSSNSPPSNNPANNPSSEKPDSEGIRAFLIPMSEVSEDDLILDISPEADEYLEGALSVNYEEFVTRDGRIRTTSEIAEILGNAGISRDDAVVIYGECLPCGGGPVPATFTYWLLKYLGHENVRILDGNIDDWKAAGLATSGAPATRPAVDYVPQENPDLLATYDYVKSGKAQIVDGRAAEAADPASIPGSVNIPAETILEGEKIKGAEDLEAIFKDLRKDRPVVVYTNTGVNGAVFWFVLEMMGYDAVLYSWRDWLENQPPLELRLVEVLADPNPVKAGGSVGITAAFSEVRARVVRIGSSASPSSEDLQPVLKFTAIFTSRDGTEAGRTSLQQTAEGRYTGVWVADVDPGIYSLDIIGSRSGSAGYVRSVLDLEVTDG